A single region of the Gephyromycinifex aptenodytis genome encodes:
- a CDS encoding SRPBCC family protein: MHIPAPHTHRSRFTASLTEQGPVAADEVWDRYVVPSRWTSWAPHLTAVNASEPTIHPGTTGSVTAAGVVRASFVVDEVDAARRRWSWTVRLGPIVLHLVHRVLDPGSLADAGPGRSQVQPGCTTQVEITGPRLVVLPYLPVMSFALRRLVSADLSASGPSR; encoded by the coding sequence ATGCACATCCCCGCACCACACACTCATCGGTCCCGGTTCACCGCCTCGTTGACTGAGCAGGGTCCCGTTGCGGCCGACGAGGTGTGGGACCGGTACGTCGTCCCGTCTCGTTGGACGAGCTGGGCGCCCCACCTCACCGCAGTGAACGCGAGCGAGCCGACCATCCACCCCGGCACGACCGGAAGTGTCACGGCCGCCGGCGTCGTCCGCGCCTCTTTCGTTGTCGACGAGGTGGATGCTGCCCGCCGGCGCTGGTCGTGGACGGTTCGGCTGGGCCCGATCGTCCTGCACCTCGTGCACCGCGTTCTCGACCCGGGGTCGCTCGCCGATGCTGGGCCCGGGCGCTCGCAGGTGCAGCCGGGATGCACCACCCAGGTCGAGATCACCGGACCCCGCCTCGTGGTGCTGCCCTACCTGCCCGTCATGTCGTTCGCCCTACGCCGGCTGGTCTCCGCCGACCTCTCAGCATCGGGGCCGAGCAGGTGA